The DNA segment GCCGGAAGAGACCGCCGTCTACACCCACGGCCACCACGAGTCGGTGCTGCGCTCGCACACCTGGCGGACCGCCGCCAACTCCGCGGCGTACCTGGTGGACGAGCTCAAGCCCCACATGCGGATCCTGGACATCGGCTGCGGCCCCGGCACCATCACCGCCGATCTGGCGGCCCTGGTGCCGCAGGGCAGCGTCACCGGTGTGGACAGGGCGCCCGCGGTACTGGACAAGGCGCGTGCGCTGGCCGCCGAACGCGGCCTGGACAACACCGACTTCGCGGTCGCGGACGTGCACGCGCTGGACTACCCGGACGACACCTTCTGCGTGGTCCACGCGCATCAGGTGCTCCAGCACGTGGGCGATCCGGTGCAGGCGCTGCGCGAGATGCGGCGGGTCACGAAACCCGGCGGAATCGTCGCCGTGCGCGAGAGCGACTACGGCGCGTTCACCTGGTATCCGGAGTCCCCGGTGATGGACGACTGGCTGGAGCTGTACCACCGGGTCACCCGCGGCAACGGCGCCGAACCGGACGCCGGGCGGCGGCTGTTCTCCTGGGCGAGGCAGGCGGGCTTCACCGACA comes from the Streptomyces sp. NBC_01471 genome and includes:
- a CDS encoding methyltransferase domain-containing protein, with the protein product MPEETAVYTHGHHESVLRSHTWRTAANSAAYLVDELKPHMRILDIGCGPGTITADLAALVPQGSVTGVDRAPAVLDKARALAAERGLDNTDFAVADVHALDYPDDTFCVVHAHQVLQHVGDPVQALREMRRVTKPGGIVAVRESDYGAFTWYPESPVMDDWLELYHRVTRGNGAEPDAGRRLFSWARQAGFTDIRSTATNWVFATEKERAWWSGLWADRTTQSVYAQQAVEGGHATPEQLAAVAGAWREWGAQEDGWFLVPHGEVLCRV